From the genome of Streptomyces sp. S4.7:
AGGTTCGGGAGATAGCAGCCATCTCCGCTTCGGTATCGGGTGTGATTGTGCCAGCCCTGCGGGCCGCAAGCGCTGAGGCGAGGCGTTCTTCGAGCACACTCGCGAGCGTGTCATCCATGACCGTCACAACGGGATCTCCGATTCTGTGCGCCATGTTCGATCGGGACCGCCGAGGTCTACTCCGTACTCCACGACATTGCCCTCGCTGTCGACGAACTTCGCCGTCATCACAACCACTGGTTCCGTCGGCAGGTTGTCGGGGTCCAGCTCCAAGAGTCGTGCGTACTCCGGCGTGAGCAGGCGAGCTGAGGCAGTGTCGACGCGGTGGCTGATCGGGTGGCCGGTCACCTGGGCGATGAGCTGAAGCGAGGTTCCGCCCGTCAGACGTTCGCTCACTGCTAGCTGGGGGATCAGCGTTCCGTACCGAGCTGGGATCCATGACGTGCTGTGGGCCACGATGCCGTGCCGATCCCGGTAGACGCGGCTACGGCGCACCACGTCGGCGCCGGGCTGAATGTCCAGCGCCTGTGCGACTTCGTCGGGCGCGCGTACTACGGCCGCCTCGTGTGAGTCGGACCGTTCGCCCGCACCCCAGCTAGATCCGGTGCGGCGTCCTCGGTCCTGCCGCTGTGCCCCTGACGACATCGGCGCCGGCTGATCCAGCACCTCGGTGCCGATGCCGTGGATGCCACGAATAAGCCCCTCGTTACGCAACTTGCGGAGAGCTTTCTCCGCTGTCGCCGTGCTCACCTTCCACTCCTCCGAGAGGTTCTTGATGCTCGGCAAGAGAGTTCCCGGCTCTAGCTGACCAGACGTAATCAACTCTGTGTAGTGAGCAGCAATCTTTGCGTACGGTGCCCGATTGTCGGCCTGGCCTGCCATGTTGCTCACTTCCTGTCGGCACATCCCTGAGGTTCCCTAGCTTACCGCTTGACACCGCAGGGAACCCTAGGGAACCTTAGGGATGTGCCCGGCGCTTCGGGGAGCGGCGGACACGTAACCCCCGGCATACCTGCGTTCAAAGCGGGCGTGAACCGGAGCAGAGGGCGGGGACGCTGCAATCCCGCTAAAGGCCAGGTAGGACGCAATGGGCTTCGGCCCGACTGGCGAGGTGGCCCGGCGACCGCGAGCAACGGCCGGAGTGTGGGGACGAGGTCCCCCTTGTAGTGCTTCACCCCAACCAGGCCGGCCGAACGGAGCCCCGATGAGCAAGCGACATACCAGGGCCGCCGCCCGTCCTTGACCGGCACGGCGGCAACGCTCTCAGCGTCACCGCACCACCCGCCGCGCGACGCGGTGCCGGGATATCACTCCGGCGCCGGTCGGGCGGCTCATCCATTCCTCAGTGCGCATAGCCGCGCTGGGGCCGGTTGCCTCCGCTGCTCGTCTCGTACGGCGGCGTTGAGGGAAGCCGGACCTTTCCGCTTCAACGGCGCGCGACCCCGGGGGGCAACCCGGGGCCGCTGTTCGGGCCGTTCCCACCGTCTACGAGGAGTTCGACCCATGAGAATCATCGTTGCTGGTCATACGGCCGTTACGGCTGATGAGTTCGTTGAGCTGGCCCTGGGTACGCCGCTGGAGTTGTGGCTGGGTGTTGAGGGCGAGAGCGAGATGGAGCGCGCCGCCCGCATGGATGCGGCGCGCGACATCCTCGCGGACGACCCCACGCTGGTGGACCGTGCGAGCGCGGTTGCCGCGGAGACGGTTGAGGCGCTGGCGCCGGACCTGTTCAACGTCGTCACGCTGCCGCGCACGGCCCGCCGGGTCCGTGCGGGAAAGAGGGCCGCGGCATGAACGAGACGACCTTTGACACGCTGGCCGCGCCGCTGCGTGTGCTGCGGCTGCTGCACGCGGACTTCGGGCACCTGCCAACCCCCAGTGTCGACCTGTCCGGCATCTACCCCGACCGGCTCACGCTGCGTCTGCACGAGGGTCTGGGCGATTTCGAGACGTGGCGTGAGGCGCTGGCCATCCCGCCGGAAGGTGTCACGCACAGCGTCCACAGCGGCGGTCACACGCGGTCGCTCACGGCGTCGATCGCCTACGGCGGCGCGGACGTGCATCTGCACGGCTACAGCGACGCATCCGGTCCGGACGGGGGTGCGCTCGCATGAACGGCAAAGCCGCAAGCGCGCTCGTGCTCGCGCTGGTCGTGGTCGTCGGTATGGCGTTCCGAGTGTCGTGGAACGCTCTGCGGGACGTGGCCCGTGCGATCGGCGCCGACGAACAGGCGTCGCTGCTGTATCCGTTCGTGGTCGACGGCCTGATGGCTCTCGCGCTGATCGCGACCCTCGTCCTGACCGGACGGGACAAAACAGTCGCGCTGTGGATCCTCGGTGGCTACACCGTGGCTTCGTTGCTCCTGAACTACGTGCACGGACTCGTTCCCGCGCTGCACGCTCCTGAGGTCGGCTCCCTGGTCCGGCTCGCCGACTGGGACGCCGCCCATTACGCCCTGGTCCTTATCGCCACCTCGCTGCCGGTCGGGGCGATCTTCTTCGGCTCCGACCTGGTCGCGAAGGTGCTTCACCACCGTCCGGCACCCGTGAGCGAACCGGCGGACGAGCGGCGTGCGGATGAGTCCGCACACCTGCCGCACACCCCCGCCCCGGCCGCCCAGATGGACACGTTCAGCTCACGCGCCGGTACGGAGCTGCCTGCTGCGCCGACGGTATCCACCCTGGTCAGGGAGGGTGCGGATGGTGTGCAGGGTGAGGATCCGCACGGCCCGCACGCTGTCCGCACACCGGAGCCGGGCACGGGGGAAGAGGCTGCGAGGCAGGCTCAGTTCGAGGAAGCGGAGCTGGAGCGGACACGGCAGGACGCACGGCGTACGTACGCCGAATCCGCACAGGCGGGCCGCCCGCTCAGTGCCCGCGCGCTGGGTGAGGCGTACGGCATGAGCGAGTCATGGGCGCGCAAGCAGATCCTCGCCGTACGCGAGATCAGCGACTCGCACCCGCCGCACCTCGTGGCAGTCGGCGGTGAGCGCTGATGTCCCCGACGTTCGGCAAGTGCTACGACCCCAACGGCGCCCGCCACGGCATCCCCACCTACCCGTGGAAGT
Proteins encoded in this window:
- a CDS encoding GntR family transcriptional regulator, which codes for MAGQADNRAPYAKIAAHYTELITSGQLEPGTLLPSIKNLSEEWKVSTATAEKALRKLRNEGLIRGIHGIGTEVLDQPAPMSSGAQRQDRGRRTGSSWGAGERSDSHEAAVVRAPDEVAQALDIQPGADVVRRSRVYRDRHGIVAHSTSWIPARYGTLIPQLAVSERLTGGTSLQLIAQVTGHPISHRVDTASARLLTPEYARLLELDPDNLPTEPVVVMTAKFVDSEGNVVEYGVDLGGPDRTWRTESEIPL
- a CDS encoding ARMH3 family protein, yielding MNETTFDTLAAPLRVLRLLHADFGHLPTPSVDLSGIYPDRLTLRLHEGLGDFETWREALAIPPEGVTHSVHSGGHTRSLTASIAYGGADVHLHGYSDASGPDGGALA
- a CDS encoding DUF2637 domain-containing protein; protein product: MNGKAASALVLALVVVVGMAFRVSWNALRDVARAIGADEQASLLYPFVVDGLMALALIATLVLTGRDKTVALWILGGYTVASLLLNYVHGLVPALHAPEVGSLVRLADWDAAHYALVLIATSLPVGAIFFGSDLVAKVLHHRPAPVSEPADERRADESAHLPHTPAPAAQMDTFSSRAGTELPAAPTVSTLVREGADGVQGEDPHGPHAVRTPEPGTGEEAARQAQFEEAELERTRQDARRTYAESAQAGRPLSARALGEAYGMSESWARKQILAVREISDSHPPHLVAVGGER